Genomic segment of Iocasia fonsfrigidae:
CCCTGGCAGATAAAACATATATAATTGTCCTTGATGTAAAAGGCAAACCCATGACATCCCCCGGTTTAGCTAAATCAATTCAGAATTTACAGTTAAATGGTCGCAGTAGTATCAGTTTTGTTATCGGTGGAGCCCTGGGGTTAAGTAAGCATGTACTTAAAAAGGCCGATTACCGGCTGTCACTTTCTCATATGACTTTTACCCACCAGATGGTAAGATTGATACTTCTTGAACAGGTTTATAGGGCTTTTAAGATAATACGAGGTGAACCGTATCACCTGTAATGCATAAAACATCGTAACCCTATGGGTATCTTGGGGTCTCCCTTATGGAAATCAAGTTATATAATTCAGAATTGAAGGTGATGGAAGTATTATGGGGGGGAAGGCACTTTAACAGTTGTTTAACTGGCTCGGATTTTGAAAAAAGACACATGTAAATATTCCTGGGAAGCCCACTGCCAGAGATTTCTTCACTACAGGTTTGTGAGTTGTTTGTTAGATTAAAAATAAATTTGTTAAAGAGGTGGTATTAGTTATGAAAAAAGCTATTATAATTGGCGCTTCTTCAGGGATAGGGAGAGAATTAGCTAAAGTCTTATCGCACAATAATTATCTTCTTGGCTTAGTTAGTAGAAGGACAGAATTATTAAAAGAAATTCAACAGAGATTACCTGGAAAATCGTATATTAAAAGAATTGATATTTCTTCTTTGAATAGCAGGGATTATTTAGAAGAGCTGATTAGCGAAATGAGTGGGGTAGATTTAATAATCATTAGTGCTGGTTGTGGGTTTATTAATTGCTGAACTTGAATATGAAAAAGAAAAAAGGACAATTGATGTAAATGTTTCAGGCTTTAGTGTAATGATAAATGTTGCATATAGATACTTTTGCAAAAAAGGGAGGGGACATATAGTAGGGATTTCATCAGTTGCTTCTATTAGAGGTGGGCAAGATGCACCTGCTTATAATGCATCAAAGGCATGTTTCTCCTGAAAAGGTCGCCTTGCAAATATACAGTGCTATTGTTAAGAAGAAAGAATATGCATATATTACAAAACGTTGGGCGTTGATAGCCTGGTTACTTAAGATTATACCTGATTGTATATATCAAAAATTGTGATTGTTGAAATAGAAGGTTATTTATGATTTTTAGGTTATGAAGTTTAAAAAAGGAGAAGATTTCTTTGAAATTAAATAAAGTGGGTTTATTATTTTTGTTATTTGTTTTTTGTGTACTTTCTGCCTGTAATAAGGTTGGAACTGGAACTGATAATAATAAACATAGTCTTTCTATATATTTAGTTAAAGATTTATCAGTAGAAGAAGCTATGAGCATGAATATTGATGAATTACCACTGGAAACTTTACCTGTCTTAACAGATAATGAAATAGAAAAATATAATTGGGGGGAACACACTTTTTACATAAAGAATGGTTTTAATATAGAGGGAAAATTAGAAGGGAAAGTACCATTAAATGGTAGACCGTTTGTATTTCTTATAGATGGTAAAAGAATATATTTGGGGAGTTTCTGGAATATGCTTTCTTCCTTACACTGGTCTAATATTCCGACGATTAATTCTGTATGGTCAGGGGAATTCACCGAGAATAAATACCATATTGCAAAAGCAAACGAACAACAGGACCCAAGAGAGGACAAAAGAATATTTGAAACCTTAAAAAGTTTAGGGAAATTGGAATAGTCCTGAAATATATTAACTCTTACCTGTAAAAAAGTCTGAAAAAATAAAAAGAGAAAGGGGTTTTGATCATGAAAAGACTTGTACTATTTGGATTGTTGATTTCAATTGTTTTAATGGTAATTTTTTGCAGCACAGGTAATGTAAGCTCAACAATGGAGAAAGGGGATATAAGTAATTCCAGGGGAGAACACCTGGAATATTATTTAGGGAAAAAGTCAGATAAGGAACTAAGTAATAAGCTTTTAGTTATGATTCAAGGGTCAGGCAGAGAATCAATAAGAGAAAGTTTTGGTATGGGTGCTGAAGGGGCAACTCTGGGTTATGATGTTCTGTATATGGAAAAATATGCTTTTGATAATGAAGAGATGTATAATAAAACAAATTGTAGAGAAAGAAGAATTGGAGACATTGAACTAGTTATAAATCATGTTATTAATAATGTATATGATAATAATCTAAAAGAAGTCCTTATCTTGGCAAATAGTGAAGGTGGTTCAATAGCACCTGAGATTGCATATGATATAGAAGGAGTCACTCATATGATAATCATGGGGGCAGGTGGTTATTCTCAAGCCAAAGAATTTGAAACTTTAGTTAATAAAGAAATTAATGATGATCAAGAAAGAACTTTTGGAAAAGCTGGAATAAAAGATTTACAAGAGCTAAATGCAAAATTCAGAGAAATTACTAGTAATCCAACTTATGATAAATTCTGGTTAGGTCATACATATAAGTACTGGAATACTTTTTTAAATTATAAACCAGATATATATTTAGATAAACTGGATATACCTGTATTATATATAATAGGAAAAGAAGATAATAGTGTACCTTATCAGTCGGTTGAATCTCTAGCAAATAAATTTTCGGATAGGAATAATTTTGCTTTCAAAATCATTTCAGGGCTTGATCATAGTTTTACTGATAAATCTGGAAAAAACAAATTAAAAGAAGTAATAGAAAGAATAATTTTACCATGGCTTAAGAAATAATAATTAATCTAGTGCATATAATTTTGAATGTATTTCTGATGATATAGAAAAAAAAGAGCGATTGAAGTAGATAAAAAACTATAGTCGTTTAACACGGTTATTACGTTCAGACGAAGTACTTTCTTCATTAGTATCTTTCCAATTTTTCTGAATTGTGAACTGTTTGTATGAAAATACGAAGTCACCCTAATAAAGTCCAAAGTTAAATTGCGAAATAATATATAACAACAGTAATCAATTGTAATAAGAGATACAGGAATAATGGCAACTAGAACAATTAAGAATGATAGACAGAGAAGAACCACTGCTATGCTGACACCTTTTATGCCTTGTGGGGCAAAATTACCTGTAATTGCGCTATTTGCAGGTGCCTTTTTAAATGATGCTGCCTGGGTGGGAACATTAATGTATTTTATAGGTATTGTAATCATCATTATTGGGGCTTTAATTGTATTAAGAATTACTGGTGAGAAAAATTCAAGGTCATTATTCATTATGGAAGTGCCAGAGTATAAAGGAGCCAAATGTATTGGCTGTCCGTACAGTCCTACAGATGGTAGTAGTTGTGTTTGTAACCATGATTTAGAGTAATTTTTAATAGAAAAAGCAGGGAAAAAGGGTAGCCAATATTTATAAGGGCTACTTTTTTTAGATTATAAAAAAATAAATAATCTTGCCTTTTAAATTAGAAGATTGTTAACTCTCTTTTAAAAAAGAAGGATTTTTTTGAGTAATGGCGTATAATATATATAAGAATATTGTCGAAATATGCAGAAAGGGCATATTTAGAAAAATGCAATGTGAAAATGCAAGAAGACATAGTTCTAATTTTTTTAAGGATAAAATTGAATTTGTTAACTGAGTCTAGTTTTTTGTGGAGTCTAGATTTTATAAAATAGGGGGGAGAAGTTAGTGTATGAAAAAACTTAGTCATAGGATTATCTTATCAGTTTTATTGTTAATTATTATTACATGTTCAGTAATTGCTTATATAAGTATAAATCAGGCCTCCAGTAATATTGGAGATGAGGCTAGCAAAAAAATGGAAAAAGAAGCAGCTATGTATGCCAACGAATTTAGTTTACAGTTAAATACTGTGGGAAGTAAAGTTAGTACACTAGGTTCAATAATAGAAGAAACTATAGATTTAAATAATCTTTATAATGAGAATTATGTTATTTCATACAAAAAACAGATAGCTCCGATAATAAAAAATATAGCTGAATCCAGTGAAGGTGTTAATGGGGTATATATCTTTTTTAACCCTGAAGTTGTTGGTTCAGAGTCAGCACATGACATTTATTATTATGATGAAAAAGCTAATGGAAAATTTAAGCGAGTAAAGGAAAAGGATATAGAGGAATATGATGAGAGTTCTGAAGAAATGGATTGGTTTTATGCCCCATATAGAGAGGGTAAACCGTGTTGGACAGAACCGTTCTATTATGAACATATCGATGATACTGTAATTTCTTATGTGAAAGCAGTAGTGATAAATGGGGAATTTATAGGTGTTATAGGTATGGATTTTAGTTTTAATGACATACAAAATACAATAAATGCGGTCAAGTCATATCAGACAGGATTTGCTTACTTAATGAACGAAAAAACAGAGTTTATAGTACATCCTGAATATGATAATACAGAATCACTCTACAGTCTGGGCTTGACAGGAGCGGCTGAAGAGATACAGGGAAATAATAGTGGTATATTTATTAATAAAGATCAGGGGAAAGAGCTGTACAATAGTTATGCAAAACTAAGTAATGGTTGGATAATGGTAATAGCTGCCCCGCGGAGTGAAGTTTTCGCAAAAATTAGTTCCCTAAGGAATTTTATCTTAATTATAACTATTATTATATTAATAATATCTGCTATTATAATGTATCTTCTAGGTAATAGTATTGCCAGGCCTATAAATGAACTGGCCAGGATTATTGATAAATTATCTAATTATGACCTATCCTTTGAACAGAATAGTAAGGCTATTAAGTATTTAAAGAGAAAAGATGAAATTGGGCAGATTAGTAATGCGTTGTCTGTTATGCAGAAAAATTTTATTGAACTGATACAGTCAATAAAGGATGTTTCCAACCAAGTAGCTGCTTCGAGTGAAGAGCTATCTGCCAGCGGTGAACAGGTTGGGGAAACAGCTGAACAGGTCGGTGCTGCAATTCAGAATGTGGCTTCAGGTGCTGAAGAACAATCAGCTCAGGTAGAAGAAACTATCAGTAATATTGAAGACATGATAGAACAAATTGAACAAATAGATGTTAATAGTAATACTATGATTAATTCAGCGGGAAATGTTATGGAACAAATTGGAGTAGGTAACAAAGCAGTAAAAAAATCTATTTTACAAATTAATGAAGTTAGTAGTGATACCAGGGAGGTTGCTCATATTATACAAAATTTGGGAAATATCTCTGATGAAATAGGTGGTATTATTGAAATTATTAATGGTATAGCAAATCAAACTAACCTTCTTGCCTTAAATGCTGCAATTGAAGCTGCCCGTGCAGGGGAAGCTGGAAGGGGATTTAGTGTAGTGGCCGATGAGATTAGAGAACTGGCTGAAGATTCAACTGAATCAACTGAGAAAATAGCTGGCTTGATAAAACAGATTCAAGGGAGTGTGAAAGAGGCAGTTGGTAAAATGGATGAAAACATAAGAACTGTTAATAATAGTGTTAATTCCATTGAAGATAACGGGAAGATATTTAATAGTATAAGTGAGCTGTCAAATAAACTTATGGATATGATTAATGGGGTTAAAAGAGATGCCAGTGACCTGGCAGTAAGGAGTGATCAAGTAATAGCAGCTATAAATAATGTTGCTGCAGTAAGCCAGGAAGCAGCGGGCAATTCTGAAGAAGTAGCTGCATCAAGTGAAGAACAGGTTGCAGCAACAGAAGAGATAGTGGCAGGTACTAAGTCATTGGCTGATATGGCTGATGAGTTGGCAAATCAGGTAAATAAATTTAAAATATAGGTGCGAAATATTATTTTGCATATAATACTAATATTAGATAATGATTTAATACTATGATTATCGGTTTAATTTTTTTAGCTACCTAAAGGTTGCAGGTGAATTGTTTTCATTTGCAATCTTTTTTTATTTTTTGCAGTTCTGCATATGGATTAGAGGTTTTTGCCGGCTGTTCTTTTAGATTGTAGCTTGATTACTGTGTAAAGAATGACTCCTAGAATATGAGAAAATTTTCTTAATAGTTTAGTAGGACATTTAAAAATTAAGAAATGGACAGTGATCTTAATTTGAAAAACTTGATCATTATCTTTCAATTGATAGTCAATTTTGGTATAATCAATCAGAGGTCAAATGACCTCATTTTGTTTTTTTGTCTGGCTTATATTTATTATAGTTGGGGTGATATAAAAATGAATTTATCCTTTTTAAACAAACAAAAAAGTGATGGGAAAAAATCTATTCGGGCCAGGATCACCCTTATATTTATTTTAGTGATTATGATTATGACTATAGCCTTCTTTTTTTTCATGATGAGAAAAGATATGATCAGTAATGTATATCAGCAAGATATGGATACAAACCTTAAGCTGAATCAATTATCCCTGGAATTAAATAATAACTCCAGGATATTTAATTTGTATTTTCAGACCAGGGATCAGGAAGATTTAAATAATTATATTGAGTCAAGAAATATGATAAGAGAATTAGTGGTTGAGTTAAAGGATAATGTAGCTGTAGATAAAGACAGTCGTATTTTTTACAGGACACTCTCTAATATGCTGGTTTATCATGATGAATTAGTTAACGAAATATTTACTAATAAAATATCAAATGCTGAGACTTATCAAATTTTAACTGATCTTAGAACCCTTTATTCATATATGAATAGTCATGCCCAAAAATTAATCATTTCCTATCAGGACTACAGCAGTAGTAAATATATGGATTTATTAGAGGAATATCAAGCTATGGAGCGACGAATATATATTTTAACTATTCTGATCAGTATTATCTGTCTTTTTTTTGCTCTGGTTCTTTCTAATGATATTTTAATAACAATAGATAGGCTTTCAGCCTCTGCCCGCTCTTTATCAGCAGGCCACTGGGAGGTTCGCGATATAAAAGAAAATAAATACCGTGAATTGAATATTATGGGTCAGACTTTTAATTTAATGAAACATAATATCAATAAATTTATCAAGGAGCTGAAGCAAAAATCTGAACTGGAAAATAAATTAAACAAAGAAAAACTTGCCAGTGTTGAAAAAGATAGATTAATTAAAGAGACCCAGTTAATGAATTTGCAGATGCAGATAGACCCTCATTTTCTTTTTAATACGTTAACTACAGTTGCCAGAATAGCTTTATTTGAAAAGGCAAGAAAAACAGAAAGACTAATTGTTGCTATTTCCAGAATTTTAAGATATAACCTTGATAATAAGGGAAAAATGGTAGAAATATCTCAGGATTTGGAGGTACTGCAGGCATATTTATCAATCCAGCAAATTCGTTTTCAATCACAGATGAAGTTTAATATCCAAATAGAAGGAAATATTGCGGGTATATTGGCCCCGCCCATGATACTGCAACCAATTGTAGAAAATGCCATAATTCATGGACTGGCAGATATAGATGAAAATGGGAAAATAGATATTAAAGTTATTAAAAAAGAAAAATATCTAGAATTTAAAATAATAGATAATGGAAAAGGTATTGATTCAGAATACCTTAAAAATATTTTTCAAAAAAAGGGTGGTAACAGGGGAAGATCAACAACAGGTCTGGGGCTGGCAAATGTGAAAAAACGTCTTGAATTGCATTATGGAGAAGAGTTAATCAGCATAAATAGTGTTTTAGGTCAAGGAACAGAAGTTATAATCCAAATTCCACTGAGAAAGGGGGGGGATATAGATGATAAAATTAATGATTGCTGAAGATGAATATATGGAAAGAAAGGCTCTTAGGTATTTTCTGGATAAGTATTATAGTTCTGAAATTAAAATAGTTGCAGAAGTTGCCAATGGGGAGAATGCTTTAAGTCAGGCCCTTATACAAAAGGTCGATATTATTTTATTAGATATTCAGATGCCTAAGTTAGATGGTTTAAAGGCTGCGGAATTAATAAAGGAAGATTTTGCTGATATCGAAATAATAATTCTCACTGCCCACAGCAAATTTGAGTATGCAAAAAAATCAATTCATATTGGGATTAGCGATTATCTAGTTAAACCCTACCTGGAAGAAGATTTTCGGGAGGTTTTAGATAAAACCATTGAGAAAATCAGATCTAAAAAAAAGAAAAAATCTAGTCAGTTAAATCTAAAAAATAAACTAGCAGAATTAACACCATTACTAGAACAGGAAATAATCCTGGAAATCATTTACGGAACTAG
This window contains:
- the rlmH gene encoding 23S rRNA (pseudouridine(1915)-N(3))-methyltransferase RlmH — translated: MEINIICPGKAKEDYLQIGINEFIKRLQPYTGVNIREVADEKIPANPSEADLERVKDKEGKGIITALADKTYIIVLDVKGKPMTSPGLAKSIQNLQLNGRSSISFVIGGALGLSKHVLKKADYRLSLSHMTFTHQMVRLILLEQVYRAFKIIRGEPYHL
- a CDS encoding SDR family NAD(P)-dependent oxidoreductase: MKKAIIIGASSGIGRELAKVLSHNNYLLGLVSRRTELLKEIQQRLPGKSYIKRIDISSLNSRDYLEELISEMSGVDLIIISAGCGFINC
- a CDS encoding SDR family NAD(P)-dependent oxidoreductase — translated: MGLLIAELEYEKEKRTIDVNVSGFSVMINVAYRYFCKKGRGHIVGISSVASIRGGQDAPAYNASKACFS
- a CDS encoding alpha/beta hydrolase family protein; this encodes MKRLVLFGLLISIVLMVIFCSTGNVSSTMEKGDISNSRGEHLEYYLGKKSDKELSNKLLVMIQGSGRESIRESFGMGAEGATLGYDVLYMEKYAFDNEEMYNKTNCRERRIGDIELVINHVINNVYDNNLKEVLILANSEGGSIAPEIAYDIEGVTHMIIMGAGGYSQAKEFETLVNKEINDDQERTFGKAGIKDLQELNAKFREITSNPTYDKFWLGHTYKYWNTFLNYKPDIYLDKLDIPVLYIIGKEDNSVPYQSVESLANKFSDRNNFAFKIISGLDHSFTDKSGKNKLKEVIERIILPWLKK
- a CDS encoding methyl-accepting chemotaxis protein, whose product is MKKLSHRIILSVLLLIIITCSVIAYISINQASSNIGDEASKKMEKEAAMYANEFSLQLNTVGSKVSTLGSIIEETIDLNNLYNENYVISYKKQIAPIIKNIAESSEGVNGVYIFFNPEVVGSESAHDIYYYDEKANGKFKRVKEKDIEEYDESSEEMDWFYAPYREGKPCWTEPFYYEHIDDTVISYVKAVVINGEFIGVIGMDFSFNDIQNTINAVKSYQTGFAYLMNEKTEFIVHPEYDNTESLYSLGLTGAAEEIQGNNSGIFINKDQGKELYNSYAKLSNGWIMVIAAPRSEVFAKISSLRNFILIITIIILIISAIIMYLLGNSIARPINELARIIDKLSNYDLSFEQNSKAIKYLKRKDEIGQISNALSVMQKNFIELIQSIKDVSNQVAASSEELSASGEQVGETAEQVGAAIQNVASGAEEQSAQVEETISNIEDMIEQIEQIDVNSNTMINSAGNVMEQIGVGNKAVKKSILQINEVSSDTREVAHIIQNLGNISDEIGGIIEIINGIANQTNLLALNAAIEAARAGEAGRGFSVVADEIRELAEDSTESTEKIAGLIKQIQGSVKEAVGKMDENIRTVNNSVNSIEDNGKIFNSISELSNKLMDMINGVKRDASDLAVRSDQVIAAINNVAAVSQEAAGNSEEVAASSEEQVAATEEIVAGTKSLADMADELANQVNKFKI
- a CDS encoding sensor histidine kinase yields the protein MNLSFLNKQKSDGKKSIRARITLIFILVIMIMTIAFFFFMMRKDMISNVYQQDMDTNLKLNQLSLELNNNSRIFNLYFQTRDQEDLNNYIESRNMIRELVVELKDNVAVDKDSRIFYRTLSNMLVYHDELVNEIFTNKISNAETYQILTDLRTLYSYMNSHAQKLIISYQDYSSSKYMDLLEEYQAMERRIYILTILISIICLFFALVLSNDILITIDRLSASARSLSAGHWEVRDIKENKYRELNIMGQTFNLMKHNINKFIKELKQKSELENKLNKEKLASVEKDRLIKETQLMNLQMQIDPHFLFNTLTTVARIALFEKARKTERLIVAISRILRYNLDNKGKMVEISQDLEVLQAYLSIQQIRFQSQMKFNIQIEGNIAGILAPPMILQPIVENAIIHGLADIDENGKIDIKVIKKEKYLEFKIIDNGKGIDSEYLKNIFQKKGGNRGRSTTGLGLANVKKRLELHYGEELISINSVLGQGTEVIIQIPLRKGGDIDDKINDC